Proteins from one Mycobacterium sp. SMC-2 genomic window:
- a CDS encoding FAD-dependent monooxygenase, which yields MTSIILSCYGIDHILVERHESTSILPKAHYLNQRAMELFRQFELADDVYAVGTPLANMSSVVWQTTLAGDGPLQRKTFHKMDCFGGGALTERYQRDSPCPSTNYPQLRLEPIMRQHAEKRAPGRILFNHELTALAQSASAVTASIRNRATGDEFTVTADYLVGADGGKTIGAMIGATMVGAHDLLDIVTAHLKADFSQWWDDDVLIAHFINPEAGSYPSGGNMVPMGPTWGKHSEEWAFHFAFLPTDDSDLDEAAMVVKIRELLGGGEIPIEILRISHWSVQGSIADKYSDGRVFLVGDSVHRHPPTTGLGMNTCVQDAHNLAWKLAAVIKGQADPALLDTYAVERQPVGMRIVDWALFTMQNHFVVDAGIGLLPVPVPPEMHRAVFEIFFSDTPMGAARRARFGEVVKTQRTEFQAHDLEIGYSYPAGALVPDESQPPPTDPMGSIYYPTTRPGHRLPHAWLEFDGTRLSTHDLTSNDGRFVLITGPNGQAWAAAAAAAAESFGVEIQVATIGKDYRDADGQWAAVSEIGDDGAILVRPDNYVAWRSMTSAGDAVGTLTEAVATVLHR from the coding sequence ATGACGTCAATCATCTTGTCGTGTTACGGCATCGACCACATCCTGGTCGAACGCCACGAGAGCACGTCGATACTGCCGAAGGCACACTACCTCAACCAGCGCGCCATGGAACTGTTTCGCCAGTTCGAGCTGGCCGACGACGTCTACGCAGTGGGAACACCACTGGCCAATATGTCCTCGGTTGTGTGGCAGACCACGCTGGCCGGTGATGGTCCATTGCAGCGCAAGACGTTTCATAAGATGGACTGCTTCGGTGGCGGCGCGCTCACCGAGCGCTACCAGCGCGACAGCCCGTGCCCGTCGACGAACTACCCACAGCTACGCCTGGAACCGATCATGCGCCAGCACGCCGAGAAGCGTGCCCCGGGCAGGATCCTGTTCAATCACGAGCTCACCGCGCTCGCACAGAGCGCCTCTGCGGTGACCGCGAGCATCCGAAACCGGGCCACCGGGGACGAGTTCACCGTGACCGCCGACTATCTGGTGGGTGCCGACGGCGGAAAGACCATCGGGGCGATGATCGGCGCGACCATGGTCGGCGCCCACGACTTGCTCGACATCGTCACCGCCCACCTCAAGGCCGACTTCTCCCAGTGGTGGGACGATGACGTTCTCATCGCTCATTTCATCAATCCGGAGGCGGGTTCGTACCCCTCGGGCGGCAACATGGTGCCGATGGGCCCGACCTGGGGCAAGCATTCGGAGGAATGGGCGTTTCACTTCGCTTTCCTTCCCACCGATGACTCGGACCTCGACGAGGCCGCGATGGTGGTCAAGATCCGCGAACTGCTCGGCGGCGGTGAGATTCCGATCGAGATCCTGCGGATCAGCCACTGGTCGGTGCAGGGTTCGATTGCCGACAAGTACTCCGATGGACGGGTTTTCCTGGTCGGGGACTCCGTTCACCGGCATCCGCCGACAACCGGCCTGGGCATGAACACCTGCGTGCAGGACGCGCACAACCTCGCCTGGAAGCTGGCCGCGGTCATCAAGGGCCAGGCCGACCCGGCGTTGCTGGACACCTACGCCGTCGAACGCCAGCCCGTCGGGATGCGCATCGTGGACTGGGCGTTGTTCACCATGCAGAACCACTTCGTCGTCGACGCCGGGATCGGGCTGCTGCCCGTTCCCGTTCCGCCCGAGATGCATCGCGCCGTGTTCGAGATCTTCTTCTCCGATACTCCGATGGGGGCGGCGCGCCGGGCCCGGTTCGGCGAAGTCGTCAAGACTCAGCGCACCGAGTTCCAAGCCCACGATCTCGAGATTGGCTACTCCTACCCCGCAGGGGCCTTGGTGCCGGACGAATCGCAACCGCCGCCAACGGATCCGATGGGATCGATCTATTACCCGACGACGCGGCCCGGTCATCGGTTGCCGCACGCATGGCTCGAATTCGATGGGACCCGGCTGTCCACCCACGACCTGACCTCCAACGACGGCCGATTCGTGTTGATCACCGGGCCTAACGGCCAAGCGTGGGCTGCGGCGGCGGCCGCCGCCGCGGAGAGCTTCGGGGTCGAGATCCAAGTGGCAACCATCGGGAAGGACTACCGAGACGCGGATGGCCAGTGGGCTGCGGTCAGCGAAATCGGTGACGATGGAGCGATTCTCGTCCGTCCGGACAACTACGTCGCCTGGCGCAGCATGACGTCAGCTGGCGACGCCGTCGGCACACTCACCGAGGCCGTCGCCACCGTATTGCACCGCTGA
- a CDS encoding acetoacetate--CoA ligase, with translation MARYVRWLARQRQLTFSGYHDLWRWSTHDLPAFWRSVWDYFVVVADGDPSRVLVDESMPGTRWFPDVRLNYAENMLRGDDGQTVLTALSQTREPISMTRRELRDQVARAAAGLRRLGVGPGDRVAAFLPNIPEALIAMLATTSIGAIWAVCAPELGVRSVLDRLQQLEPKVLIAIDGYRYGDKAIDLADQVSAIRAGLPTVSATVSLPYLGSGVTGETSWRELLSEPATPRYERVAFNHPLWVLFSSGTTGLPKAIVHSHGGIVLELQKALGLHSDLSQHDTYFVYCTTTWVMWNIQVSGLLLGAAIVLFDGDPAFPGPDELWRIVERTRVTVFGAGAAFLMGCRRSGMRPGELLDLSRLRAMISTGSPLPAEGFRWVYDAVGSHIYLQSTSGGTDVCTSFVGGTPLLPVRAGEITAPALGVLARALDADGNPVVGEPGELVISAPMPSMPVYFWNDPDGSKYRAAYFERYPGQWRHGDWVVFNPRGGCVISGRSDGTLNRGGVRLGTSEFYSALQDIDQIHDGLVIHLDDPSGGVGSLLLFVQLAPGAHLDDALRAQINRQLRMRLSPRHTPDDIIAIPEVPYNLTGKKLEVPVKRLLLGAPRATVVSDGAVRNPHALDAFEELAGRYAPVRS, from the coding sequence ATGGCCCGGTACGTGCGTTGGCTGGCACGACAGCGACAGTTGACCTTTTCGGGGTACCACGACTTGTGGCGTTGGTCGACGCACGACTTACCGGCGTTCTGGCGGTCGGTCTGGGACTACTTCGTCGTCGTCGCCGACGGCGATCCCAGCCGGGTGCTCGTGGATGAATCGATGCCTGGCACACGGTGGTTCCCGGACGTGCGCCTCAACTACGCCGAGAACATGTTGCGCGGGGATGATGGCCAGACGGTTCTGACCGCCCTGTCCCAGACCCGGGAACCTATTAGTATGACCCGTCGCGAACTACGCGATCAGGTCGCGCGAGCGGCCGCCGGCCTGCGCCGGCTCGGTGTCGGCCCAGGCGACCGGGTCGCGGCCTTCCTACCCAACATCCCCGAAGCGTTGATCGCGATGCTGGCCACCACGAGTATCGGGGCGATCTGGGCGGTCTGCGCGCCGGAACTGGGCGTCCGCAGCGTGCTGGACCGCCTGCAGCAGCTTGAGCCCAAGGTGTTGATCGCCATCGACGGCTATCGGTACGGCGACAAAGCCATCGACCTCGCCGATCAGGTGTCTGCCATCCGGGCCGGCCTGCCGACCGTGTCCGCCACCGTCAGCCTGCCCTATCTCGGGTCTGGGGTGACCGGCGAAACCAGTTGGCGTGAGCTGTTATCGGAGCCGGCGACGCCGCGATACGAGCGGGTGGCCTTCAACCACCCGCTCTGGGTGCTCTTCTCCTCCGGGACCACCGGCCTGCCGAAGGCGATCGTTCATTCCCATGGCGGAATCGTCTTGGAGCTACAGAAAGCGCTCGGCCTGCACTCGGATCTGAGTCAGCACGACACGTATTTCGTGTACTGCACGACGACCTGGGTGATGTGGAACATCCAGGTATCCGGGTTGCTGTTGGGCGCCGCGATTGTCCTGTTTGACGGAGACCCCGCCTTCCCAGGGCCGGATGAGTTGTGGCGAATTGTGGAGCGGACCCGCGTGACGGTGTTCGGCGCCGGGGCGGCATTCCTCATGGGGTGCCGCAGGTCCGGGATGCGGCCGGGCGAGCTGTTGGACCTGAGTCGGTTGCGGGCCATGATCTCGACCGGCTCCCCGTTGCCGGCCGAAGGATTCCGGTGGGTCTACGACGCCGTCGGCTCTCACATCTATCTCCAGTCCACCAGCGGAGGAACCGACGTCTGCACCTCCTTCGTCGGCGGCACCCCCCTTCTTCCGGTGCGTGCCGGCGAGATTACCGCGCCCGCGCTGGGGGTGCTGGCCCGCGCGTTGGACGCCGACGGCAATCCTGTCGTCGGCGAACCGGGAGAACTTGTCATCTCCGCACCGATGCCGTCGATGCCCGTGTACTTCTGGAACGACCCCGACGGCAGCAAGTACCGCGCCGCATACTTCGAGCGTTATCCGGGACAGTGGCGGCACGGTGACTGGGTCGTCTTCAACCCCCGCGGTGGCTGCGTCATCAGCGGGCGATCCGACGGCACCCTGAACCGGGGAGGAGTTCGCCTGGGCACCAGTGAGTTCTACTCGGCGCTTCAAGACATCGATCAGATCCACGACGGTCTGGTCATTCACCTCGACGACCCGTCGGGCGGCGTGGGCTCACTGCTGCTCTTCGTTCAGCTCGCGCCCGGTGCGCACCTGGACGACGCACTTCGCGCACAGATCAACCGGCAACTGCGGATGCGGCTCTCACCGCGGCATACGCCCGACGACATCATCGCGATACCTGAGGTTCCCTACAACCTCACCGGCAAAAAGCTCGAGGTCCCGGTCAAACGCCTGCTCCTAGGCGCGCCACGCGCCACCGTCGTCTCCGACGGTGCGGTCAGGAATCCGCACGCCCTGGACGCTTTCGAAGAGTTGGCCGGCCGGTACGCCCCAGTGCGTTCTTGA
- a CDS encoding fumarylacetoacetate hydrolase family protein — translation MRLINLGGRLALERGGRAVDVERASAGEFSGSFQEAFERWDDFRSWADDLGDIAGEEFEAADLGAPVGTPRQIFAIGLNYRGHAAETGIDIPDTPMVFTKFASSITGPYGEIVMPPGSVDWEAELVAVVGRRAENVPTGRGWEYVAGLTVGQDLSERDLQVKPPAPQQFSLAKSYPGFAPLGPALVTPDELANPDDLEIGCSIGAEQVQHARTEDLIFPVPELISYLSGILTLFPGDLIFTGTPAGVGFALSPPRYLQPNDELSTFVEGIGIMRHRMVARREHR, via the coding sequence ATGCGGTTGATCAATCTCGGCGGCCGCCTTGCCCTCGAACGTGGCGGGCGGGCGGTCGACGTCGAGCGCGCCAGCGCCGGCGAGTTCTCCGGGAGTTTTCAGGAGGCCTTCGAGCGTTGGGACGACTTCCGGAGCTGGGCCGACGACCTCGGCGACATCGCTGGAGAAGAATTCGAGGCCGCCGACCTCGGCGCGCCGGTGGGAACCCCCCGGCAGATTTTCGCAATCGGGTTGAACTACCGCGGCCACGCCGCCGAGACCGGAATCGATATCCCGGACACCCCGATGGTGTTCACCAAGTTCGCGTCGTCGATCACCGGACCGTATGGCGAGATCGTCATGCCGCCTGGGTCGGTCGACTGGGAAGCGGAACTGGTCGCCGTTGTCGGCCGACGAGCCGAGAATGTCCCGACGGGGCGGGGATGGGAATATGTGGCGGGCTTGACGGTCGGCCAAGACTTGTCCGAACGCGACCTGCAGGTCAAACCGCCGGCCCCCCAACAGTTCAGCCTCGCCAAATCGTATCCGGGGTTTGCCCCGCTGGGCCCGGCCCTGGTGACTCCGGACGAACTCGCCAACCCGGACGACCTCGAGATCGGGTGCTCGATCGGTGCAGAACAGGTTCAGCACGCCCGCACCGAAGACCTGATTTTCCCCGTCCCGGAATTGATTTCGTACCTCTCGGGCATCCTGACATTGTTTCCCGGAGACCTCATCTTCACCGGCACGCCCGCCGGGGTCGGGTTCGCGCTGTCGCCCCCCCGATACCTGCAGCCGAACGACGAGTTGAGCACGTTCGTCGAAGGCATCGGAATCATGCGCCATCGGATGGTCGCCCGGCGGGAACACCGGTGA